The Zavarzinia compransoris genome has a window encoding:
- a CDS encoding glucose 1-dehydrogenase: MSDKVAIVTGGGQGIGRGISLRLAEEGAKVAIFDLNPAAGEEVAALAGPGATVKTYQVDVSDYATVQAAVAAVEADLGPIWLLVNNAGWDKPLAFLKTDQALWDKIIRINLYGPLNTHHAVCPLMVARGGGRVINIASDAARVGTSDEAVYSACKGGLISFTKSIARELARKGVLLNTVCPGPTNTPMMQSVLGTGDDAVKWKDAMVRGIPLKRMGEPEDYAGIVAFLASEDANFITGQTVSVSGGMNMI; the protein is encoded by the coding sequence TTGTCGGATAAAGTCGCCATCGTCACCGGCGGCGGCCAGGGGATCGGGCGCGGCATCAGCCTGCGCCTGGCCGAAGAGGGGGCCAAGGTCGCGATCTTCGACCTGAACCCCGCGGCGGGCGAGGAAGTGGCCGCACTGGCCGGCCCGGGCGCCACGGTGAAGACCTATCAGGTCGACGTCAGCGACTATGCCACCGTCCAGGCGGCGGTGGCCGCCGTCGAGGCCGACCTCGGCCCGATCTGGCTGCTGGTCAACAATGCCGGCTGGGACAAGCCGCTGGCCTTCCTGAAGACCGACCAGGCCCTTTGGGACAAGATCATCCGCATCAATCTCTACGGTCCCTTGAACACCCATCACGCCGTCTGCCCGCTGATGGTTGCGCGCGGCGGCGGCCGGGTGATCAACATCGCCTCCGATGCGGCCCGCGTCGGCACCAGCGACGAAGCGGTCTATTCCGCCTGCAAGGGCGGGCTGATCTCCTTCACCAAGTCGATCGCCCGCGAACTGGCCCGCAAGGGCGTGCTGCTGAACACCGTCTGCCCCGGCCCGACCAACACGCCGATGATGCAGTCCGTGCTCGGCACCGGCGACGACGCCGTGAAGTGGAAGGATGCCATGGTGCGCGGCATTCCGCTGAAGCGCATGGGCGAACCCGAGGATTACGCCGGCATCGTCGCCTTCCTGGCGTCGGAGGACGCGAATTTCATCACCGGCCAGACCGTCTCGGTCTCGGGCGGCATGAACATGATCTGA
- a CDS encoding enoyl-CoA hydratase-related protein, with protein MGQTTTYEDIIYDVRDRAAWIIINRPKVYNAFRGQTIEELISAFQRAANDRAVSCVVLTGAGEKAFCTGGDQSAHEGSYDGRGVVGLPIDELQGIIRDIHKPVIARVNGFAIGGGNVLATLCDLTIASETAQFGQVGPKVGSVDAGWGTAYLARHIGDKRAREMWFINDRYTAQQAFEMGLVNKVVPAAELDAAVKDWTDKLAQRSPTALALAKRSFNADSDSIRGIANFALHAVKLYYDTDESKEGVAAFNEKRTPDFHKHLR; from the coding sequence ATGGGCCAGACCACGACCTACGAAGACATCATCTACGACGTGCGCGACCGCGCCGCCTGGATCATCATCAACCGCCCCAAGGTCTATAATGCCTTCCGCGGCCAGACGATCGAGGAATTGATCAGCGCCTTCCAGCGTGCCGCCAACGACCGCGCGGTCTCCTGCGTGGTGCTGACCGGGGCGGGCGAAAAGGCCTTCTGCACCGGCGGCGACCAGTCGGCCCACGAAGGCTCCTATGACGGCCGGGGCGTCGTCGGCCTGCCGATCGACGAATTGCAGGGCATCATCCGCGACATCCACAAGCCGGTGATCGCCCGCGTCAACGGTTTCGCTATCGGCGGCGGCAATGTGCTGGCCACCCTCTGCGACCTGACCATTGCGTCCGAAACCGCGCAGTTCGGCCAGGTCGGGCCCAAGGTCGGCTCGGTCGATGCCGGCTGGGGCACGGCCTATCTGGCCCGCCATATCGGTGACAAGCGCGCCCGCGAGATGTGGTTCATCAACGACCGCTATACCGCGCAGCAAGCCTTTGAGATGGGCCTCGTCAACAAGGTGGTGCCGGCGGCCGAGCTCGATGCCGCGGTGAAGGACTGGACCGACAAGCTGGCCCAGCGCTCGCCGACCGCGCTGGCCCTGGCCAAGCGTTCGTTCAACGCGGATTCGGACTCGATCCGGGGCATCGCCAATTTCGCCCTGCATGCGGTGAAGCTCTATTACGACACCGACGAGTCCAAGGAAGGCGTCGCCGCCTTCAACGAGAAGCGGACCCCCGACTTCCACAAGCATTTGCGCTGA
- a CDS encoding 3-oxoacyl-[acyl-carrier-protein] synthase III C-terminal domain-containing protein, with product MATKSIKGPNSVKGLGAYLPLLRLDRQAAAKALRWSGLGGPRNGRRAVAAFDEDALTVAVEAARIAVRKSGPIAKVVLATTSSPFTERAQAGLLIDALHLPAETRCLDVAGSRRAGVSALLDALLAGDGGDTLIAAGENRPGQAGNALHLAWGDGGAAALVGPGDGARLIGHASLAHDLLDVYASPAHPTPYQSEERFIRDTAVAAVLVPAIGAALEAAAVEAAEIAAAVVHEPVSGCYKAVAAALGLKVPNLAEAVTEAAGDLGTAHVLFALGLALETAKTGDRILLAGFGSGCDALVLEVTGPVAGAGAAAAALAQGLGFADYVRFLSLSGALSLDWGPRSELEQKTSASVLERYGRDFTGFIGGRDAGGNTQFPKTRLPVAPDVEAGPMTDVRLADETGTVVSITADRLNYCPDPPFYFGLIQFPGGARVLMEVTDIAAAPPAVGDALTMRFRVKSADRRRGFRTYFWKAAPVARPQLEA from the coding sequence ATGGCGACGAAAAGCATCAAAGGCCCGAACAGCGTCAAAGGACTGGGCGCCTATCTGCCCCTGCTCCGGCTGGACCGGCAGGCCGCCGCCAAGGCCTTGCGCTGGAGCGGGCTGGGCGGCCCCCGCAACGGCCGGCGCGCCGTCGCCGCCTTCGACGAAGACGCCCTTACTGTCGCCGTGGAAGCGGCGCGGATCGCCGTGCGAAAGTCGGGCCCGATCGCCAAGGTGGTCTTGGCCACGACGTCGAGCCCGTTTACCGAACGCGCCCAGGCCGGCCTGCTGATCGATGCCCTGCACCTGCCGGCCGAGACCCGGTGCCTGGATGTGGCGGGCAGCCGCCGCGCCGGGGTTTCCGCCCTTCTGGATGCGCTACTGGCGGGCGACGGCGGGGACACGCTGATCGCCGCCGGCGAGAACCGCCCGGGCCAGGCCGGTAATGCCCTGCACCTCGCCTGGGGCGACGGGGGGGCCGCCGCCCTGGTCGGGCCCGGCGACGGGGCCCGGCTGATCGGCCATGCCTCCCTCGCCCATGATCTGCTCGATGTCTATGCCTCGCCGGCGCACCCGACGCCCTACCAGTCGGAAGAGCGCTTCATCCGCGATACCGCCGTCGCCGCCGTGCTGGTGCCGGCCATCGGCGCCGCCCTCGAGGCGGCCGCCGTCGAGGCGGCGGAGATCGCCGCCGCCGTGGTCCATGAACCGGTCTCCGGCTGTTACAAGGCGGTTGCCGCCGCCCTCGGCCTGAAGGTCCCCAACCTGGCGGAAGCGGTGACCGAAGCGGCGGGCGACCTCGGCACCGCCCATGTTCTTTTCGCCCTCGGCCTTGCGCTCGAAACGGCGAAGACCGGCGACCGCATCCTGCTTGCCGGTTTCGGCAGCGGCTGCGATGCCCTGGTCCTCGAGGTGACGGGCCCCGTGGCCGGCGCCGGGGCCGCGGCCGCCGCACTCGCCCAGGGCCTCGGCTTTGCCGACTACGTCCGCTTCCTCAGCCTCAGCGGCGCCCTGTCGCTGGATTGGGGTCCGCGCTCGGAACTGGAACAGAAGACCTCCGCCTCGGTGCTGGAGCGCTATGGCCGGGATTTCACCGGCTTCATCGGCGGGCGCGATGCCGGCGGCAATACCCAGTTCCCGAAGACGCGCCTGCCCGTCGCCCCCGATGTCGAGGCCGGCCCCATGACCGACGTGCGGCTGGCGGACGAGACCGGCACCGTGGTCTCGATCACCGCCGACCGGCTGAACTACTGCCCCGATCCGCCGTTCTATTTCGGCCTCATCCAATTCCCGGGCGGTGCCCGCGTGCTGATGGAAGTGACCGATATCGCCGCCGCGCCGCCGGCGGTGGGCGACGCGCTGACCATGCGGTTCCGCGTGAAATCCGCCGACCGGCGGCGCGGCTTCCGCACCTATTTCTGGAAGGCCGCCCCCGTGGCCCGGCCGCAGCTGGAGGCTTGA
- a CDS encoding MarR family winged helix-turn-helix transcriptional regulator, with the protein MSTDLNWKLRLGFLVHDVSRLRRNVTDRVLKPLNVTRSQWWVLAFLSRRDGMPQVALAEELDLGKVALGGLIDRLEANGLVERRADLTDRRVKRVFLTKVGTKLIKDIRNSVAETEHDILLGIDEADLQVMVKALRAMKENLLELLGGDRVEHEEDDTSAGAS; encoded by the coding sequence ATGTCGACGGATCTGAATTGGAAATTGCGACTCGGTTTCCTAGTGCACGATGTTTCGCGGTTGCGCCGCAACGTGACCGACCGGGTTTTGAAGCCGCTGAACGTGACGCGTTCGCAGTGGTGGGTGCTGGCGTTCCTGTCCCGGCGGGACGGCATGCCGCAGGTCGCCCTGGCCGAGGAACTGGATCTCGGCAAGGTCGCCCTCGGGGGCCTGATCGACCGGCTGGAGGCCAACGGTCTCGTCGAGCGGCGGGCCGACCTGACCGACCGCCGCGTGAAGCGGGTGTTCCTGACCAAGGTCGGCACCAAGCTGATCAAGGACATCCGCAACAGCGTCGCCGAGACGGAACACGACATCCTGCTCGGCATCGATGAAGCCGACTTGCAGGTGATGGTGAAGGCATTGCGGGCGATGAAGGAAAACCTTCTCGAACTGCTGGGTGGGGATCGCGTCGAGCACGAGGAGGATGACACTTCGGCCGGCGCCTCCTGA
- a CDS encoding MaoC family dehydratase, with the protein MAGRYFEDFEIGQTFTHEVRRTVTDMDNILFSSLTYNPAAIHIDAEYAKDTEFGKPLMNSIFTLGLVVGLSIYDTTLGTTVGNLGWEEVRFAKPVFAGDTLRSESKVVAIRSSKSRPNQGIVTFEHRGFNQRGEEVAYCRRVALMLRKPA; encoded by the coding sequence ATGGCAGGGCGTTATTTCGAGGACTTCGAGATCGGCCAGACCTTCACCCATGAGGTGCGGCGCACGGTGACGGATATGGACAATATCCTGTTCTCCAGCCTCACCTACAATCCGGCGGCGATCCATATCGATGCCGAATATGCGAAGGACACGGAATTCGGCAAGCCGCTGATGAACAGCATCTTCACCCTGGGGCTGGTCGTCGGCCTGTCGATCTATGACACCACCCTCGGCACCACGGTCGGCAATCTCGGCTGGGAAGAGGTGCGTTTCGCCAAGCCCGTCTTCGCCGGCGACACGCTGCGCTCGGAATCGAAGGTCGTGGCCATCCGCTCGTCCAAGTCGCGCCCCAACCAGGGCATCGTCACCTTCGAGCATCGCGGCTTCAACCAGCGGGGCGAAGAAGTCGCCTATTGCCGGCGCGTCGCCCTGATGCTGAGGAAGCCGGCATGA
- a CDS encoding acetyl-CoA acetyltransferase: MATGIRDKVAILGMGCTSFGERWNMGSEELMVEAFTEALADAGIERKDIGAAWLGAALDDVNVGNSALPLAFALRLPPIPVTRVENMCATGTEALRAATYAVASGACDIALALGVEKLKDTGYGGLPLRTKGLANDLWMPYGSAPGSFAQLAGAYARRHGIAAGDLKRAMAHVSWKSHQNGALNPKAHLRKPVAMDTILNAPLIADPLGLFDCCGVSDGAACAIVTTPDIARGLGKTDIVTVKAIQLSASNGWESQHGAWDGSYVRNTREASRRAYAEAGLNDPRAQLGLTEVHDCFSITELVTMEDLGLSDEGRAPFDILDGKFDREGELPCQIDGGLKCFGHPVGASGLRMAYEVYSQLLGRAGARQRGTVDFGLTHNLGGAPFNSVAAVSILGRLG, encoded by the coding sequence ATGGCAACAGGTATTCGCGACAAGGTCGCCATTCTCGGCATGGGCTGCACCAGTTTCGGCGAGCGCTGGAACATGGGTTCGGAAGAGCTGATGGTCGAAGCCTTCACCGAAGCCCTGGCGGATGCGGGGATCGAGCGGAAGGACATCGGCGCCGCCTGGCTGGGCGCCGCCCTCGACGACGTCAATGTCGGCAATTCCGCCCTGCCGCTGGCCTTTGCACTCCGCCTGCCGCCGATCCCGGTAACAAGGGTCGAGAATATGTGCGCGACCGGGACCGAGGCGCTGCGCGCCGCCACCTATGCGGTTGCTTCCGGCGCCTGCGACATTGCCCTGGCGCTGGGCGTCGAGAAGCTGAAGGACACGGGCTATGGCGGCTTGCCGCTGCGCACCAAGGGCCTCGCCAACGATCTCTGGATGCCCTATGGCTCCGCCCCCGGCTCCTTCGCCCAGCTTGCCGGCGCCTATGCCCGGCGCCACGGCATCGCGGCCGGCGACCTGAAGCGGGCCATGGCCCATGTCTCGTGGAAGAGCCACCAGAACGGCGCCCTGAACCCCAAGGCGCATCTGCGGAAGCCCGTCGCCATGGACACGATCCTGAACGCGCCGCTGATCGCCGATCCGCTGGGCCTGTTCGACTGCTGCGGCGTCTCCGACGGTGCGGCCTGCGCCATCGTGACCACGCCCGACATCGCCAGGGGCCTGGGCAAGACCGACATCGTGACCGTGAAGGCGATCCAGCTTTCCGCCAGCAACGGCTGGGAAAGCCAGCATGGCGCCTGGGACGGCTCCTATGTCCGCAACACGCGGGAAGCCTCGCGCCGGGCCTATGCCGAGGCGGGCCTGAACGATCCCCGCGCGCAGCTGGGCCTGACCGAGGTGCACGACTGCTTCTCGATCACCGAGCTCGTGACCATGGAAGACCTGGGCCTGTCCGACGAGGGCCGGGCCCCCTTCGACATCCTGGACGGCAAGTTCGACCGCGAGGGCGAGTTGCCGTGCCAGATCGACGGCGGCCTGAAGTGCTTCGGCCACCCGGTCGGGGCATCGGGCCTGCGCATGGCCTATGAGGTCTACAGCCAGTTGCTCGGCCGCGCCGGGGCACGCCAGCGCGGCACAGTCGATTTCGGCCTGACCCACAATCTGGGCGGCGCGCCTTTCAACAGCGTCGCCGCCGTTTCGATCCTCGGCCGTCTCGGCTGA